A stretch of DNA from Bacteroidales bacterium:
TGTGGCATGCGATGGCGTGTATATTTATGCAGCTACTGAAAGCGGAATATATAAAGCATCTTATACAAATCCAAACCTTGCCAATTATGCCAATTGGTCAAAGGATACTTCAATGTCCAATCCGAATGGGAAATATAATGTGATTACTATTTTTCAGAATAAGCTTTTTGCAAATTTATCTGTTTCGGGTTATTCAAAAGACACACTTTACGTTAATGATGGTAATGCATGGGCAATTTTTGACTCTACACGCTTTGATGATGTATTCAGCATTCGGGTTGTAAATAATAAAATGCTGGTATCATATAATTATAAAGTGCTGGTTTATAATTCGGATATTCAGATTTTAGAAGATTTATGGACATATAACCCTGATTCTCCTGAGCCTTCAGAAGCGCTGATTGATGGAGATTCATATTATTGGGTAGCCGATAGAACAAAAGGGTTAGTTCGTTATAAAGATTGGAATGCATTTAAGATAACACCTGACGGCCCGGCTACCAACAATGCTTTTGCCATGGATATTGCCGGCAGTGATTTATATGTTGCCGCAGGAAGTGTGAACTCCGCCTGGGGAAATGTATGGAATTACAGCGGAGTGTATTCGTTTATCGGAGGTACCTGGCACACACTTAAAGATTATAACACCGCCTTTGACACAATTTATGATATTATAGACATAGCTGTTGACCCATCAAACAGCAATCATGTTTTTGCAGCTTCTCTCGGTGTTGGATTGGTGGAAATAAAAAACGGATACGTTGTGAATGTTTATGATGAAACAAATTCCCCGCTGGAGCATCCTTATAGTTTTTACAGGTGGCTGGGTATTGGAGGTTTGGCTTTTGATGACAACAATAATATATGGGCGGTGAATTCAATAAGCAATAACTTACTTAAAATGCGCACTCCCGACGGGTCTTGGTACTCTTTCAGCACATTGCCTTATATTTCACAAGCACACGGAGGCGCCATGATGATTGATCAGCATGGACAGAAGTGGATTTTATTAAGAAATGCTGTTGGATTACTCGTTTTTAATGAAAAAGGAACCTGGTCAACAAGTAATGATGATGTGATTAAAGTGCTTACTACAAGCGTTGGCAATGGCAGTTTGCCGAGCAACGCAGTTTATTGCATGGCCGAGGACCTTGACGGAAAAGTTTGGATAGGAACCGATAAAGGTGTCGCAGTATTTTATAATCCGGAAAATATTTCTGACGGCGGAAATTTTGATGCGCAACAGATTACTATTATGCAGGACGGAACAGCCCAGCATCTTCTCGAATTTGAAAGAGTAACCTCCATGGCTGTGGATGGCTCAAATAAAAAATGGTTCGGCACCGAAAAAGCAGGAGTTTTTCTGATGAGTGAAGATGGTCAGGAAGAGATTTTGCACTTCACCGAAGAAAATAGCCCACTGCTGTCAAACACAATTACCAGCATTGCTATTGATGAAAATACCGGCGAAGTGTTTTTCGGCACAGCTAACGGACTGATTTCCTTCAAATGGTATGCAACCAAAGGTGGTGAAACTTTTACCAATGTGTATGCTTACCCCAATCCCGTTCGTGGCGATTTCAACGGAACCATAGGAATAAAAGGTCTGGTAAAAGATGCTACGGTTAAAATAACCGATGTTTCCGGTACTTTGGTCTATGAAACAAAATCTGAAGGAGGGCAGGCGGTTTGGAATGGGAAAAACTTCAAAGGAGACCTCGTTGGAAGTGGCGTGTATTTTGTTTTTTGCAGCAATGAAGATTGTACCGAAAAACTGGTAACAAAAATAATGGTCATCAGGTAGCAGCTTTCACCCCATGCAATGCAAAACCAGGGCTATCGTCCTTAAAACAATCAATTACTCCGAAACAAGCATTATTGTTAAAATGCATACCGAGCTTTTTGGGTTGAAATCGTTTTTGGTACGTGGCGTTAGAAAAAAACATGCAAAAATAAACCCCAGCATCTTACAGCCTCTTTCTTTGCTTGAGGTTGTTTTTTCTAATAAAGAAAATTGCCAGTTACACTCTCCCAAAGAAATATCATCATATTACCAGTTTGTTTCACTGCCTTTTAATGTGTTTAAAAGTTCTCAGGCATTGTTTGTAAACGAACTTGTTTACCGCACCGTAAGAGAAGAAGAACCTAATCCGTATTTTTTTAATTTCCTCACACAAAGTATTATTGCTTTAGACAAAGCTAAAAGTAACTTTCAGAATATTCATATTGCTTTTTCCATAAAACTGACAAGGTATCTTGGTTTTTATCCTTTGGGGAAGTATTGTCCTGAAACACCTTATTTTATTTTAAAAGAAGGCCATTTTGCAAAATACAAACCCGATGATGAATTGTATCTTGACCAGCCTATGTCTCAAACCTTTGATTTTTTGCTTCGGATACCCATAGAAGAATCCGGTTCGGTATCCCTGTCCTCAGACACAAGAAGGAAACTTCTTGAAAATATCATTGCTTATTTTCAGCTTCATTTGATAGGGTTTGGAAATATAAAATCTCTGGATGTGCTTACCCAGCTTTTTCATTCCTGAGTTTTTGTTTATTTTTGAAACTCTTTAATCTTAAAATTATGGATGCATATAGTTTATACCTTGCCGGAAATTTTGTTGAAACTTCCGGAAAAATTAAAATAATTAACCCATATACTAAAGCATGTTTTGCCGAAGCATGTCTTGCCTCTCCCGGTGAGCTTGAACAGGCAGTTCAGGCGGCGCAAAATGTTGAAAAGGTTTTGGCGGAAATGCCATCATACAAGCGATATGAAATTTTAATGCAAATTGCAAAGCTTATCAAGGATGATAAAGACAGGCTGGCTTTTGTGTTAAGTACTGAGGCGTGCAAACCTTTAAAGTCCTCTTTGACAGAAGTTGACAGAGCCGTGCAGACTTTCATTGTCGCTGCTGAAGAAGCCAAAAGGTTGCCAAAAGAATATATCAGCATTGACTGGACAATATCCGGAGCCGGAAAGGAAGGTATGGTTAAATACTTTCCCATAGGGCTGGTGGCTGGCATTGCACCATTTAATTTTCCACTGAACCTTGCCGTGCATAAAATAGCTCCCGCCATTGCGGTAGGATGCCCGATTATTCTCAAGCCTTCTTCCTTAACCCCTTTGTCAACGCTGGAATTGGCTAAAATCATTGATAAAACCGACTTGCCTAAAGGCGCGCTTTCTATTTTACCGATGGACAGGAAAACAGGGAATTTGCTGGTGACGGATGAACGATTTAAATTACTGACTTTTACAGGATCTCCCGAGGTGGGCTGGAAAATGAAAAGTGAGGCGGGTAAGAAAAAAGTTGTATTGGAATTGGGTGGCAATGCCGGCGTGATTATAACAAAATCAGCTGATGTTGAAAAAGCAGTTACTAAATGCGTGGCAGGTGGTTTTGCTTATTCCGGGCAGGTTTGCATCCATACACAGAGAATTTTTGTACATAAAAATATTTTTACTGATTTTACACAAAAATTTGTTGAAAAAACAAAACTACTCAAACAAGGCCCATCGGAAGACCCTGCTACAGATATTTCTGCACTGATAAATGAAGAAAATGCCATACGAGTGGAATCATGGGTCGCCGATGCATTAGCGGGAGGAGCTGAACTGTTGTGTGGTGGCAAACGTAAGGGCGCTTTTTTTGAACCCACTGTGCTGACTAACACTCATAATAAAATGAATGTCTGCTGTTGTGAGGTATTCGGTCCTGTGGTTGTGATTGAGCCGTATGACGATTTCAAAAAAGCTGTTGACGAAATTAACAACGGGCGTTATGGGCTTCAGGCAGGAGTGTTTACCGACAGCATTACTGAAATGGATTATGCATTTAATAATATTGAAGTCGGTGGGTTGATGATAAACGATGTGCCGACATTCAGAACCGACCACATGCCTTATGGCGGAGTAAAAGATTCCGGTTTAGGCAGGGAAGGCGTAAAATATGCCATTATGGATATGATGGAACCGCGCCTGATGGTGAAATAAATTATGATTTAATGTGCTTCCAGCCAGTTCATTCCTGAACTCATTTCAATTTCAAGAGGAACACTCAATTCATAAGCGTTTTTCATCTGTTCTTTTATAATTTCCAAAACAGCTTCCTTTTCGGGCTTGTAAACATCAAACACCAATTCATCGTGAACCTGCATAATCATGCGGCTGCGAAATGAATTTGCGGAAATATCTCTGAAAATTTTTATCATGGCAATTTTGATGATATCCGCCGCAGAACCCTGAATGGGAGCATTTATCGCATTTCGTTCGGCATAACCTCTTACCACCGCGTTGGCAGAATTGATATCCCGCAGATAACGTCTGCGCCCTGAAATTGTTTCTACATATCCTTTCTTTCTGGCTGATGCTATGGTATCTTCCATGTACTTTTTTATAGCAGGATATTTTTTAAAATATTGCTCAATGATTTCTGCCCCTTCTTTACGCGGGATATTAAGCCGTTCCGACAGTCCAAAAGCTGAAATGCCGTAAATGATGCCGAAATTCACCATTTTGGCATTGCGGCGCTGCTCTTTGGTAACATCGGCTAAAGCGACATTGTAAACCTTTGATGCCGTTGCGGCATGAATGTCATGGCCCTGTATAAAATCCTCTATCATATTGTGTTCATCGCTGATTGCAGCGATGATTCTCAGTTCTATCTGAGAATAGTCGGCTGAAACCAAAATATAATCTTCATTGCGGGGAACAAATGCTTTACGGATTTCGCGTCCTTTTTCTGTCCTGACTGGAATATTCTGGAGATTAGGATTGTTTGAACTTAAACGTCCTGTTGCTGCAATGGCCTGATTGTAAGAGGTGTGAATTCTGCCGGTGCGGGGGCTGATGAGTTCGGGTAAAGCATCCACGTAAGTAGATTTGAGTTTAGTAAGTGAACGGTAATCCAGAATTTTCTGAATAATTGGATGTTTGTTTACGAGTTTTGTCAAAACATCTTCTGCGGTTGAAAACTGTTTGGTAGCGGTTTTTTTTGGGTTCTCGATGATTTTCATGTGTCCGTATATCACATCACCTAACTGTTTGGGCGAAGCAATATTAAATTCCACTCCTGCAAGTTCAAATATTTCTTTTTCTAACAATTGAATTTCAACAAGTAGTTCAGCGGAATAATCGTTCAGCGCTTTTTTATCAAGCTTCACACCTTCGGTTTCCATAGATGCCAGCACAGGAATCAGGGGTATTTCAATTTCTTTAAATAATTTTTCAGCGCCAACTTTTTTGAGCTCCGGTTCCAAAACAGTTTTCAACTGATAAGTAATATCCGCATCTTCAGAGGCATATTCTTTTATCTCTTCAGCGGGCACCAGCGCCATCGAAAGCTGGTTTTTGCCTTTCTTTCCAATCAATTGCTCGATAGGGACAGGAGAGTAATTCAAATACGACTGGGCCAGATAATCCATATTGTGCCTCAGATCAGGTTCTATCAGGTAATGCGCCATCATGGTGTCGAACATCGGGCCTTTCACATCAATGTCATACCACTTTAACATTTCCATGTCGAATTTGATGTTTTGACCTATTTTCAGCGAATTGGGATTCTCAAATATGGCCTTGAATTCCTGAACCTGCTCGTATGTTTCATGATACTCTTTTGAAAGCATTACATAATATGCCTTGTGTGGCTCCATGCAAAACGATATTCCCAGCAATTCAGAAGAATTTGGGTCAAGGCCTGTGGTTTCTGTGTCAAAACAAAACTCATTTGCAGTTTCCAGTATCTTTATCAGGGTTTCTCTTTTTTCTTTTGTATCCACAAGAATATATTCGTGCGGAGTGTTCTGGATATTATTTAAAGAAGTTTCTGAAATATTTTCCTGTTTTGTTGTTGCTGATATTTCGCCAAACAAATCCGGTTGTTGTTTTTTAATCAATTCCGATGTTTCCTTTTTTTGTAAAGAAATATCAGTGAAAACACGTTTTGCAAAAGTTCGCATTTCTAATTCCTCAAGCAGTTCTTTTAGTTCTTGTTCGTGCGGATGTTCGAGGATAAGTTTGTGTTCTTCAAAAGCAATAGGAACATTAAGAATGATGGTGGCAAGTGCTTTTGATTGAATAGCTAGTTCCTGCCCGGCTATCACTTTTTGTTTCATTCCTTCAGGACTTATGGAATCTATGTTTTTCAAAATATTTTCCAATGAGCCAAATTCGCTGATGAGTTTTTTTGCCCCCACTTCTCCAATGCCCGGTATGCCCGGAATATTATCGGATGCATCGCCCCAAATGCCCAGAATATCTATCAACTGCTCCGGTTTCTGAATTCCGAATTTTTCACAAACCTCTTTTACGCCCATGATCGAGGGCTTATCGCCAAAGCGAGCCGGTTTGTATATCAATACATTTTCGCTTACTAATTGCCCGAAATCTTTATCAGGTGTTACCATAAAAACTTTAAAATCTTTTTTCTCGGCTTCTTTGGCAAGGGTGCCGATCACATCATCTGCCTCGTAACCTTCCACAAAAAGTGTTGGAATGTTAAATGCTTCCACCAGCCGGTAAATATAGGGAATAGAAGCCGAAAGGTCTTCGGGCATTTCCTGGCGGTTGGCTTTGTATTCAACAAAATCTTCATGTCGCAGAGTCGGCGCCATGGTATCAAAAGCTACTCCTATATGTGTTGGTTTTTCTTCTTTTAAAAGTTTATACAGTATGTTAGCAAAACCGTAAACCGCGGAGGTATTTATTCCTTTTGAGTTGATGAGTGGACGGTCTTTGTAAGCATAAAATGCCTGGTACATCAGCGCCATAGCATCTATAAGGTAGAGTTTTTTTTCTGAGGACATGAGAAAGTATTTATTTAGTGTAAAAGTAAGTAAAAAGTTTTGGAGAGAGGTGGGTGGGTGGTATTTTTAGGGGAATAGGCTGTTAGACTATTAGGCTGATAGGTATTTAGGTGAATAGGTGTTTAGAGGTGATTAGGTAGATAGGAATGGTTAGGGTTTTATTTTAAATGATTTTCTATTTGATTTTTTCTGCGTCAATCTGCGAAATCCGCGGGAAATAATATTCTTTCTTTTACTCACGCAGATAACGCTGATTATTGCAGATAAGGCCTGATGCCGAAGGCGTCCAATATGAATATAGCACGCAGTGCGAACAACAAGAAGAAAGTCATAATAAGGACACTGAAGGTGTCCAATATATTAATAATGCTTCATTATTGATTAAGCAACACTGTGAACTCTGTCAAAACACTGTGGCGCTCTGTGGTTAAACAAGCTTTTTTTTATAAACCACAGAGGAAAACAGAGAAAAAAATGAGTTACACAGAGTTTAGGGAAAGAGTTGCTTGCATATACCAGCATTAAGTGTAAAAACAAAGAAGTCAACTATAAAATTATGAATACATAATTATAGAAATGAAAAAGAATAAAATTCCGGAATATTTGCAAATCATACTAACTTAGCAAAAGCAATTTAATGAATATTAATTAAATATTATGAAGCGTTTGCTTGTTTCAGGCTTGTTTGTTTTATGTTCAATTGGATTGTACGCTCAGGACAGTATTCCGCAAAAAGAAATAACTCATAATATCGCAGTAAATGCGTATTTTGATTTTACAAAACAAAGTTTTCTGCCTTTCTTCTCTCTTGCTTACGATTATAACAAATTTTCGATTGAAGCCCGCTACAACTATGATATAACAGAAAACTTTTCATTGTTTCTCGGAGCTGCTTTGTATAAAAACAATTGGAAGTTCAGAATAATGCAAGGGCTTACTTTTGGGAAGGATAATGTGGGTATTTGCATTTCTCCGGTAACAGTTTATGATGGCGATAAAATATATTTTTACAACAACCCTCAACTGACAATCAATATAAAAAATGTCCCGACTTATTTTTCACATTGGGCTGAAGTGTATTATAAACCATTGGATTTTTTCTGGCTTGGCATAGCCGACCGGCTTTATTTTGATTCGGAAATAAGCGATGTTACCTTCGGCCCTGTGGTTTCTTTTAATTACAGGGGATTTTTTATAAATCTGAACTATTGGGTTCCGCTAAAAATAACTGAAAACAGGGTCACTGTTTTACTTGGTTATGAAATGGATTTTGTGCGCTTAAAAAAAGTTAAAGCAAAAAACTAAAAAAACCATAAGCAAAATCATGTTGAAAGTGTCTGATTTTTTCTGCGTCAATCTGCGAAATCCGCGGGAAATAATATTCTTTCTTTTACTCACGCAGATAACGCTGATTATTGCAGATAAGGCCTGATGCTGAAGGCGTCCAATATGAATATAGCACGCAGTGCGAACAATAAGAAGCATCATTTTGCCCGGTTATTTCTTTTTCGTATGAAGGATTTTATTTTAATCTTTATTTCTGGTTTCCACTAACAACCGTTGTATCCGGAAGTACATTTATGCCGGGATACGAAAGATGTTTGTAATTTTATTTGGATTGTGTCGGGAAGACTGACTTATGTGAAAGCTTACGGGCAGTTACTCCAGCACTCACTATACTTAACTCTTTAGTTCTTCCAGCAAATTCTTCGCCCCCCTCCATATCGGCATGGAACGTTTGCGCCAGAAAAAATATCCAATAAGCCCGGAAATAAACATGATACCCCAGTAAACCGCTTGTATCACGAGTATTTTTGTTAAGGGTTCCGCTTCAAAATATTTATGATGTTCGTAGGCATTTAATGTAATGCCAACACTGATGAGTATTACGACTATAAATACCGGGTACCATCTTTTATTGAAAAAACGGTATCTTTCTTCGGTCTTCTTGAGTACGTTAAATAACGGCAGGGTGTAGTCGAGGTTTTTATAGGTTTTATACTGCCATCTGAAAAACCATGTCCCGATAAGAAATGCAAGCACATAAAATGCTCCCGATATTCTGTCCACGCCGCTTATTTCGGGGTCGGGGTTGATGATAAACAATGCCGCATAAAAGATGGTGCAGGCAAGATATACAAAAAACATTCCCCGCATTAACTTGCGGTTGCGTTTGTCTTCGCGCTGCATGCGGTTTATAAAATTGTCAATGTTGATGGACTGAGTATTTATATTGTTATTTTTCATAATCTTCTCCTTTCATCATAACTTTTAATTCTTCGCGGATACGGTGTAGTTTGGTTCGTACATTTGGCTCCGTAATTCCTATAATGTCAGCCATCTCACGCGTTGATATTTTTTCAATGGATAGTGTTATTAAAAGTTTGTCAATCACATTCAGCTGGTTTATCACATTGTGTAACGACTCAATCCTTAGCTCTTTCTCAATTTTTTCTTCTTTGACGTCTTCATCCATCAATTGCCTGAAATTGTTTTTATCCAGTGACAGGTTAAATTCCGAACGGCGATTCTCTTTCATAATGTAAGTGAGGGAAGTGTTGACTGCAATACGGTAAACCCATGTACTGATGGCTGCATCGCCGCGGAAACTATCCAGACTTCGCCAGACATTTATCATTACCTCCTGCTGTAAATCCTTGATATCTTCCTCCGAACGGGCATAGTGCCTGCATATATTCCAGATGCGCTGCTGCTGTTCTTCCACAAGTTTCCTGAATTTTTCCTCTTTCGGGTTCATGGTGGTTCAGTGTTTGAGCATAAGATATTGCATCGGGGAAATTGTTACATTTTATGAGATAAAAAGTAAAATTAAATAAAAACTAAAACTATCAATGAATGAAACACACAAAAATTCGTTTGATTAATGAAATTTTTTTATTTTCGTATTATTAATAAAAAATTCAAATAATATGAAACAATTAGTAAAATTATTTTTAGTGGCATTATTGATAATAACTTCTTTTTCGGCTTGCAAAAAATACGAAGATGGCGATACATTCAGCTGGTTTGTAAAAATGTACATCGTTAATGACTGGAAAATCGAAAAAAGGTTCCTTGTTAATTCCGGCGTGGATATCACTCCAACCAACAATTACTGGATTAAATTGTCAAAAGATTACAGATATACAGAATATCAGGCCGACACAGTTTCATCCGAAGGTTCGTGGACACTGGATGGAGAAAAAATGGAATTCATCGTTGTCCCTGATGAATATTTTGGAGGAATGGCGCAACTTGGTTTTGTATATGACATAATCAGGCTGGAAAATGCAAGGTTCCGGATAAGGGAAAAAGCAATCAATCCCACAGAAACACATTATATTCCAAAATAATTTAGAAATCACAGACAGTTTATTGCTAGCCGATGCCGTAGGCATCGAATATTTATAAATGCTTAAAATAAAAGCTGTGACAACTCCGTCGGAGTCGAATAATAAGATAATAAATTAATTATTGTGCTGTTGAAAGTATAACTTCCTGACGCTCAGATTGAGGTCGAAATCTGAACCGTCTCAAACCTGATACGTTCTTATAGCTATTGGAACGGCTCAGTCTGATTGTAAAAATTAATAATCGGCTAATCCAAAATAGTTTTTGAAAACGAAAAATATTTTTTATATGATATACGGTTTGCAGATCCGACAAGGCCTTTAATCATATTATGTAAAACTTATCAACAATTAAAAAATCAAGTATCTTATTTTTTAATTTTACTGAACATTTTTGCAAGTTATTATTATGATAAATTTCACTCATTTACACGTTCACACACAATATTCCATTCTTGACGGCGCCGCAGGCATTGAAGCCCTTATCGAAAGAGCGAAGGAGTTGGGAATGCGAGCCATAGCCATCACCGATCATGGCAATATGTTTGGAGTTAAAGAATTTCACAGTGTTGCTACAAAAAAGGAAATACTTCCCATTATCGGTTGTGAAATGTATGTGGCAGCCAAAAGCATGGTCGATAAAACCGGTACTGAAGACCGCGCCGGTTACCACCTTATTTTGCTGGCAAAAAACGAAACAGGATATAAAAACCTTTGCAAACTGATTTCTTACGCATGGATTGATGGCTTTTATTATAAGCCACGTATTGACTGGGAATTGCTGAAAAAATATCATGAGGGATTGATTGCTTCCACCGCCTGCCTGGCCGGAGAAATACCCGCTTACATATTGAATAACGATACAGCAAGCCTGGAGCAGAAAATCTCAGATTTTAAAGAACTCTTCGGGGATGATTTTTATTTTGAACTGATGAGACATAAAACAAGTATCCCCAAATACGATAATGATGTATTTGTGAGGCAGGAAATTGTAAACAACGCCCTGATAAACCTTTCACGCAGACATCAGGTGAAGCTTATCGCCACCAATGACGTGCATTTTATTAAAGCCGGCGATGCGCAAGCGCATGACCGACTGTTGTGTATCAATACGGGAAAGCTGGTTTCTGATACGAACCGGATGGAATACACCAAACAGGAATACCTGAAAAGCGCCGAAGAAATGATGGAGCTGTTTGCCGACATTCCTGAAGCCCTTGAAAATACCAATGAAATAGTAGAAAAAATAGAATCATATAAATTAGAGCATAAACCCATACTTCCTGATTTTCCACTGCCTGAAGGATACAGCGGTACATACGAGTACTTAGAGCACCTGACGTATGAAGGAGCCAGAATGCGTTATAAGGAAATTACTGACGAGATAAAAGAACGTATTGAATATGAGCTTTCAGTAATTAAAGAAACCAAATTTGCAGGATATTTTCTGATTGTTAATGACTTTATTTCAGCAGCACGCAATATGGGCGTTTGGGTGGGGCCGGGGAGAGGTTCTGCCGCCGGCTCGGTAGTGGCATACTGCCTGAGAATAACGGACCTGGATCCATTGGAATATGGTTTGCTTTTTGAGCGATTCCTGAACCCGGAACGTTTTTCAATGCCTGATATGGATATTGATTTTGATGAAGACGGGCGGGAAAAAGTTATACAATATGTGATTGATAAATACGGCGAATCCAGAGTTGCCCAGATAATTACGTTTGGCACTATGGCTTCTAAAATGGCTATACGGGATGTCGCAAGAGTTGAAAACCTTCCCTTGCAGGATGCTGATCGCCTGGCTAAAATGGTTCCGGCGAAAGCAAAAGACCTTAAGGAAGCCATTAATATGGTTCATGAGTTAAAAAGCGCAAAAAACTCCAACAACCAGTTAATATCGAGAACGATGAAATATGCCGAGGAACTGGAAGGATCTGTAAGGCATACAGGAACACATGCCTGCGGAATTATTATCGGTAAAAATGATTTAATTGACCATATCCCTTTATGCCTGCAGAAAGATTCAAAATTGAGAGTTACACAATATGAAGGAAAACATGTGGAATCGGTCGGCTTGTTAAAAATGGATTTTCTTGGGCTGAAAACTCTGTCTATCATTAAAGATGCCATTGAAAACATTAAACATTCAAAGGGTATTGAGATAGATGTTAACCAGATTCCTCTTGATGACGAAGAAACATATCATTTGTTTAGCAAAGGGAATACCACAGGTATATTTCAGTTTGAGTCGGATGGCATGAAAAAGCACCTGCGTGAACTAAAACCCAACCAATTTGAAGACCTTATTGCCATGAATGCCCTTTACCGCCCCGGGCCTATGGAACATATACCCAGTTATATAAAACGAAAGTTCGGAAAAGAAAAGATAGTATATGACCATCCGGTGATGGAATTAATATTAACCCCAACCTACGGAATAACTGT
This window harbors:
- the dnaE gene encoding DNA polymerase III subunit alpha, whose protein sequence is MINFTHLHVHTQYSILDGAAGIEALIERAKELGMRAIAITDHGNMFGVKEFHSVATKKEILPIIGCEMYVAAKSMVDKTGTEDRAGYHLILLAKNETGYKNLCKLISYAWIDGFYYKPRIDWELLKKYHEGLIASTACLAGEIPAYILNNDTASLEQKISDFKELFGDDFYFELMRHKTSIPKYDNDVFVRQEIVNNALINLSRRHQVKLIATNDVHFIKAGDAQAHDRLLCINTGKLVSDTNRMEYTKQEYLKSAEEMMELFADIPEALENTNEIVEKIESYKLEHKPILPDFPLPEGYSGTYEYLEHLTYEGARMRYKEITDEIKERIEYELSVIKETKFAGYFLIVNDFISAARNMGVWVGPGRGSAAGSVVAYCLRITDLDPLEYGLLFERFLNPERFSMPDMDIDFDEDGREKVIQYVIDKYGESRVAQIITFGTMASKMAIRDVARVENLPLQDADRLAKMVPAKAKDLKEAINMVHELKSAKNSNNQLISRTMKYAEELEGSVRHTGTHACGIIIGKNDLIDHIPLCLQKDSKLRVTQYEGKHVESVGLLKMDFLGLKTLSIIKDAIENIKHSKGIEIDVNQIPLDDEETYHLFSKGNTTGIFQFESDGMKKHLRELKPNQFEDLIAMNALYRPGPMEHIPSYIKRKFGKEKIVYDHPVMELILTPTYGITVYQEQVMNLSREMAGFTRGEADILRKAMGKKDKKLMNTLKEKFFTGCNNNGIKDAIAKKVWCEWESFAEYAFNKSHSACYAITAYRMAYLKAHYQNEFMAAVLSRNVSNIEQITFFIDECKKLNITVLGPDINESQTHFIVNSKGEIRFGLAAIKGLGNAAVDAIITERKNGYFKNIFDFLNRVTLRTVNKKSIEALAMAGAFDSMGIHRAQFFYKLPNEDISFLEKLIRHISLVQNKQNTMQQSLFGESDDSAIPEPELPVCEPWGTIEQLTHEKEVIGFYMSGHPLNDYRIEMDGFTNFKLSQNEQLADFAGREIRFAGMIISATHKIDKNNKPYGFFEIEDMSGSLKLNLWSEQYDKYKHLLEIGKCIFVTAKVDRRYWDNSKKKDPEYVPEYEIRVGSVEPMYNLLEKKTRAVTLYVPLEIIQDEYIENIRNIMDNNSGKADLTVRIIDEEGNYFIDMISRKRKVSGEGFLKGIDSLKNIKYKIN